One window of the Mixophyes fleayi isolate aMixFle1 chromosome 6, aMixFle1.hap1, whole genome shotgun sequence genome contains the following:
- the LOC142095282 gene encoding uncharacterized protein LOC142095282 encodes MVDIQELHDNFNKSCNSKNRETVKTKRMYNCSEVVQSSTFNSGHEEHQTIHKDKHKFSCSECGKHFTSKSYLTIHQRLHTGDKPFECSECGKRFTQKQHLKAHHRTHTGEKPFQCFECGKSFPFNSYFKIHQRLHTGEKPFECFACGKCFASKARLKTHQISHSGANPHSCSECGKSFPSKMQLRNHLLVHTGEKAFECSECGKRFSTNSHLTSHKVTHKGEKPFECPTCGKCFTNKASLRSHQLYHKGEKPFVCRECGKSFIRRSDLVNHERCHTGERPYECSDCGKCFALSSTLSVHKLVHTGDKPFSCSECGKGFSLKSNLLRHLLCHTGAKPFVCFECDRSFKLQPDLVAHQRIHTGSRDFECSECGKCFTTKSHLVKHQKLHTGEKEFVCSECGKSFTQKIGLLSHQQRIHIKEKPFACSDCNKCFAVKPDLVKHQKLHTGLKPFN; translated from the coding sequence ATGGTGGATATCCAGGAACTGCATGATAACTTTAATAAGAGTTGCAATAGTAAGAATAGAGAGACAGTCAAAACTAAGAGAATGTATAATTGTTCTGAGGTTGTTCAGAGCTCCACATTTAATTCCGGTCATGAGGAACATCAAACTATACATAAAGACAAACACAAGTTCTcctgctctgaatgtggaaaacaCTTCACTTCTAAATCTTATCTAACTATACACCAAAGACTCCACACAGGGGATAAACCATTTGAGTGTTCAGAATGTGGTAAAAGGTTCACTCAAAAACAGCATCTCAAGGCCCATCATCGTACTCACACCGGGGAGAAGCCATTTCAATGTTTTGAGTGTGGAAAAAGTTTCCCTTTCAACAGCTATTTTAAAATCCACCAGAGACTCCACACTGGTGAAAAACCCTTTGAATGTTTTgcgtgtgggaaatgttttgcaagcAAAGCACGTCTAAAAACTCACCAAATCTCTCACAGTGGTGCCAATCCACACTCTTGTTCTGAATGCGGAAAAAGCTTCCCCTCTAAGATGCAACTTCGTAACCACCTGCTCGTCCACACCGGAGAAAAGGCATTtgaatgttctgaatgtgggaaacgtTTTTCTACTAATTCACATCTTACTTCCCACAAGGTAACCCATAAAGGGGAGAAGCCATTTGAGTGTCCTACGTGTGGTAAATGTTTCACCAATAAAGCTTCTCTTCGCAGTCATCAACTATACCATAAGGGAGAGAAGCCATTTGTGTGCCGTgaatgtgggaaaagttttatCAGGAGATCAGACCTGGTTAATCATGAGAGATGTCACACAGGGGAGAGACCATACGAGTGTTCAGATTGCGGGAAATGCTTTGCTTTAAGTTCTACATTGTCTGTTCATAAGTTGGTTCATACAGGCGACAAACCATTTTCCTGTTCAGAATGTGGAAAGGGGTTTAGTCTCAAGTCAAATCTGCTCAGACATCTACTTTGTCACACTGGTGCCAAGCCGTTTGTGTGCTTTGAATGTGATAGAAGCTTCAAACTTCAGCCAGATCTTGTGGCCCATCAAAGGATTCATACGGGCTCTAGAGACTTtgaatgctctgaatgtgggaaatgttttactactAAATCTCATCTTGTGAAACACCAGAAACTTCACACCGGAGaaaaggagtttgtatgttccgaATGTGGGAAAAGCTTCACCCAGAAAATAGGTCTGCTTTCTCATCAACAACGAATTCACATAAAGGAGAAACCATTTGCATGCTCAgattgtaacaaatgttttgctgtgAAACcggatcttgttaaacatcagaaacTTCACACAGGGCTGAAACCTTTCAACTGA